The following coding sequences lie in one Takifugu flavidus isolate HTHZ2018 chromosome 4, ASM371156v2, whole genome shotgun sequence genomic window:
- the LOC130523766 gene encoding uncharacterized protein LOC130523766: MGIPYFSVVEHFPLHPREIWARDVCIKSSDPDTPAVDCCNQVPVSAGDVLHSRKSGFVVQEIIGEGAFGEVARCQNTNTKKTVVIKFIKDFKSGQREKVILERIHSSLRVNHAHFVKLLDHVHTNSRLCLVDEMH, from the exons ATGG GGATCCCCTACTTCTCTGTTGTGGAGCACTTTCCTCTGCACCCCCGAGAAATTTGGGCCAGAGACGTATGTATCAAAAGTTCCGATCCTGACACACCTGCTGTCGATTGCTGCAACCAGGTGCCAG TAAGTGCTGGTGATGTTCtacacagcaggaagtctggGTTTGTTGTGCAGGAGATTATAGGTGAAGGAGCATTTGGGGAAGTAGCCAGGTgccaaaacacaaatacaaaaaagacTGTGGTGATCAAGTTCATCAAGGACTTCAAAAGTGGCCAAAGAGAA AAGGTGATATTGGAACGCATCCATTCCAGTCTCCGTGTGAATCATGCACACTTTGTGAAGCTCTTGGACCATGTTCACACAAACAGTCGGCTCTGTCTGGTGGATGAGATGCATTAG